From a region of the Candidatus Methylomirabilota bacterium genome:
- a CDS encoding sugar ABC transporter permease — protein MRHLGTGWSRFVERHPVPVFTLPSVAAVTLLMAFPVAYTLYMSVHSWYASSVTSPHFIGLENFRRAFVEDDRFRNALWLTVYFTALATALQLVLGVSLALVLNRPFRGKGLVRSVFLLPMVATPVAIALVWMMMYNPTLGVMNYLVGLVGLGPYRWVSNAAIVVPALAVVDTWEWTPLITLITLAGLATLPIEPYESALIDGASSAQMFWRITLPLLRPTIIVALLFRAIDCLKTFDIIYVMTQGGPGFASETLNVYTFQVGLFYFHIGYASSLLVILFALVLGVSLLLIKVRRGAW, from the coding sequence TTGCGGCACCTCGGCACCGGGTGGTCGCGATTCGTCGAGCGCCACCCGGTGCCGGTCTTCACGCTTCCCTCCGTCGCCGCCGTCACCCTCCTCATGGCGTTTCCGGTCGCCTACACGCTCTACATGAGCGTGCACTCGTGGTACGCGTCGAGCGTCACAAGCCCCCACTTCATCGGGCTCGAAAACTTCCGGCGCGCCTTCGTCGAGGACGACCGCTTCCGCAACGCGCTCTGGCTGACCGTGTACTTCACCGCGCTCGCGACGGCGCTCCAGCTCGTGCTCGGCGTCTCCCTGGCCCTCGTCCTCAACCGGCCGTTCCGTGGCAAGGGGCTCGTGCGCTCGGTCTTCCTCCTGCCGATGGTGGCGACGCCGGTGGCCATCGCGCTCGTGTGGATGATGATGTACAACCCGACGCTGGGGGTGATGAACTACCTCGTGGGGCTGGTCGGCCTGGGGCCGTACCGGTGGGTCAGCAACGCGGCGATCGTCGTGCCCGCGCTGGCGGTTGTGGACACGTGGGAGTGGACCCCGCTCATCACGCTCATCACGCTGGCGGGGCTCGCGACGCTGCCGATCGAGCCCTACGAGTCGGCGCTGATCGACGGCGCCTCCTCGGCCCAGATGTTCTGGCGGATTACGCTGCCGCTCCTGCGCCCCACGATCATCGTCGCGCTGCTCTTCCGCGCCATCGACTGCCTGAAGACCTTCGACATCATCTACGTGATGACGCAGGGCGGGCCGGGCTTCGCCTCCGAGACCCTGAACGTCTACACCTTCCAGGTCGGCCTCTTCTACTTCCACATCGGCTACGCGAGCTCGCTCCTCGTCATCCTCTTTGCATTGGTCCTAGGTGTGAGCTTGCTCCTCATCAAGGTCCGCAGGGGGGCGTGGTGA